A stretch of Triticum aestivum cultivar Chinese Spring chromosome 1D, IWGSC CS RefSeq v2.1, whole genome shotgun sequence DNA encodes these proteins:
- the LOC123182827 gene encoding uncharacterized protein — translation MPRIATKLPRRRRRLCADEDRLGDLPDDLLLDILRRLDTRTALGAAALSRRWASLPREVPVLDLKVTDILPPRYHRCFRLREDARDSKISSTLSDRRLLEAIAARYERRAMRSMVCSVKSLLASPARRRVERLSLEVFAYSTSACINRLVVDAVDSWGVRDLEVVATPTGPLTRQEPPAYSFPLGLISRKPGESRLRSLKLSNCLPPPLRGFNALTTLVLRDLPVPTPAAAYEEAVAACPQLQVLHILSCEIKITARRVVLDAPKSEIRELVLGGELVSVEIRSLPKLESLASQEATVLLCSAAAAPCLAHVSLTFSVGQLEGGVLPGLNRHYRDFLIQRLVQFFQGAITVKDLVLRFTGPEMWIMPKNPFSAMSNLRRLLVADVPSSWDASWPRLLIEAAPLLESLYVHVSHSEDEPRQEVPGETSASRHRHLKELVVIGFQRTERQMHLVRFAVEVSMALRRVALLKQGRVEDKGPCCDWEVVSQQSAWCDEERLAVLDGIGCSTGQIEVVLS, via the coding sequence ATGCCTAGGATTGCTACGaagctcccgcgccgccgccggcggctgTGCGCGGACGAGGACCGCCTCGGTGACCTCCCCGACGATCTGCTCCTTGACATCCTGCGCCGCCTCGACACCCGCACCGCGCTCGGCGCCGCTGCGCTCTCCAGGCGCTGGGCCAGCCTGCCCCGCGAGGTCCCCGTCCTGGACCTCAAGGTCACCGACATACTGCCGCCGCGCTACCACCGATGCTTCCGCCTCCGCGAAGACGCCAGGGATTCGAAAATCAGCTCGACCTTGTCTGACAGGAGGCTTCTAGAGGCTATCGCCGCCCGGTACGAGCGCCGCGCCATGCGATCCATGGTCTGCTCCGTCAAGAGCCTCCTGGCCAGCCCCGCTCGCCGGCGCGTGGAGAGGCTGTCGCTCGAGGTCTTCGCCTACAGCACCTCGGCCTGCATCAACCGCCTGGTCGTGGACGCCGTCGATTCCTGGGGCGTCCGGGATCTAGAGGTTGTTGCCACCCCTACTGGGCCGCTCACGCGTCAGGAGCCGCCGGCCTACAGCTTCCCTCTTGGCCTCATCAGCAGGAAGCCCGGCGAGTCCCGACTGCGAAGCCTCAAGCTTTCCAACTGCTTGCCCCCGCCGCTCCGGGGATTCAACGCGCTCACCACGCTCGTCTTGCGAGACTTGCCGGTTCCCACGCCGGCGGCCGCCTACGAGGAAGCGGTCGCCGCGTGCCCGCAGTTGCAAGTGCTACACATCCTTTCATGCGAGATCAAGATAACGGCCCGCAGGGTGGTTCTTGACGCGCCCAAATCGGAAATCAGGGAGCTTGTACTCGGCGGCGAGCTCGTGTCGGTCGAGATCCGGTCTCTCCCGAAGCTCGAGAGTCTCGCCAGCCAGGAAGCTACCGTGCTGCtttgctccgccgccgccgccccgtgccttGCGCACGTGAGCCTCACCTTCTCGGTTGGCCAACTGGAAGGGGGCGTTTTACCTGGACTAAACCGCCACTATCGCGACTTCTTGATTCAGCGGCTCGTGCAGTTCTTCCAAGGCGCCATCACCGTGAAGGATCTCGTCTTGCGGTTTACTGGGCCAGAGATGTGGATCATGCCGAAGAATCCCTTCTCTGCAATGTCGAACCTGAGAAGGCTGCTGGTCGCCGACGTGCCTTCCTCATGGGACGCCTCATGGCCGCGCCTGCTCATCGAGGCGGCGCCGTTACTTGAGAGCCTATATGTGCATGTCTCCCACAGCGAAGATGAGCCGAGACAGGAGGTGCCGGGGGAGACCTCGGCTTCGCGCCATCGCCATTTGAAGGAGCTGGTTGTCATTGGATTCCAGAGGACGGAGAGGCAGATGCACCTTGTGAGGTTCGCCGTGGAGGTATCCATGGCGCTGCGGCGTGTCGCACTGCTCAAGCAGGGACGCGTCGAGGACAAAGGGCCCTGCTGCGACTGGGAGGTGGTGAGCCAGCAGAGCGCGTGGTGCGACGAGGAGAGGCTCGCCGTTCTGGATGGCATCGGCTGTTCGACGGGACAGATCGAAGTGGTGCTCAGTTGA